ACCGTCGTCTTCACCCTCGGCTCGCTGCTGTGCGGGCTGGCGACCGGACCGCTGTTCCTCAGCGTCGCCCGGGCCGTGCAGGGGGTCGGCGGCGCCACCATGTTCGCGACCTCGCTGGCGCTGCTCAGCATCGCCTACCGGGGGAAGGACCGTGGGATCGCGTTCGCGTTCTACGGCGCCGTCTCCGGCATCGCGGTCGCGCTCGGCCCGGTGCTCGGCGGCGTGATCACCAGCGGCATCAACTGGCGGTGGATCTTCCTGGTGAACATCCCCATCGGGGTGGTCACCCTGATCATCACCCTGACCAAGCTCGACGAGTCCCGCAACCCGCACGCCAGCCGGCCGGACTGGCTGGGCTTCGTCACCTTCACCGCCTCCCTCGTCCTGCTGGTGTACGGCCTGATCAAGAGCGGCGAGGGCTGGTCCTCCAGCACGGTCGTGCTGAGCCTGAGCGGGTCCGCGGTGCTGGCCGTCGCGTTCGTGGGCGCGCAGTTCGCGCAGCGCGGGGGCCGGGCCATGCTGGACCTGGAGCTGTTCAAGAAGCCCACGTTCGTCGGCGGGCTGATCGCCGCGTTCGGCATCTCGGCGGGCATCTTCGCCCTGTTCGCCTTCCTGGTGCTCTACCTGCAGTCCCAGCTCGGCCACTCGGCGGTCGGCACCGGTGTCCGGCTGCTCACCCTGTCCGGCGCGATCTTCGTGGCCGCCACCATCGCCGGGCGCCTGACCACCGTCGTGCCGATCCGGCTGATGATGGGCCTCGGCTTCGGCCTCATCGGCGTCGGGCTCTACCTCATGTACGGGGTGACGGCGGGTTCGACGTGGACCGCGCTCGTCCCGGGCATGATCGTCGCGGGGCTGGGCGCCGGGTTCGTGAACGTGCCGCTGGCCTCCACCGCGGTCGGCGTCGTCCACCCCATGAAGTCCGGAATGGCCTCGGGCATCAACTCCTCGTTCCGTCAGATCGGCATCGCGACCGGCATCGCGGCCCTCGGCTCGATCTTCGCCAACTCGTTCCGGGACACCGTTCGCGCGAACCTGGAGAACTCGCCGCTGGCGGGCCAGGCGGACCGCATCGCGGAGACCGCGTCGGCGGCCGGCGCCGAGGCGGCCGGGGCCGGACTGTCCGCCCAGCAGGCCGCGCTGGTCGGGCGCGCCGCCACCGAGGGCTTCGTCGAGGGCCTCAACGACATCCTGGCGATCGGCGCCGGGCTGTCCTTCGTCGCGGGCGTCCTGTGCCTGGCGCTGATCCGCAAGAAGGACTTCGTGCCGATGCCGACCGGCCCGCAGGGCGGCCCCGGCGGTCCCGGAGGACCTGGCGGACCCGGTGGTCCCGGCGGCCAGGGCGGCCCCGGCGGCCCCCCGTCGGAGTCCAAGCCCGCGTCTGCCGGGCAGGCGACGTAGCCCGCCGAAAGACCGAACGGCCCGTCCTCCCCGACGCAGGGGGAGGGCGGGCCTTCGGCTGCGCGCTCGCGGCACGGTCAGGACGGGTTCCGTCCCAGGGCGAACTCGTAACTGCGCCGCACCAGCGACCAGACGGTCTCCAGCTCCTCGGTGTTGCGCGGCCCGTAGACCATCACCAGGGTCGGCGGGAAGTAGCCCATCTTGACCACCGGGTGCAGCTCACCCCACTCCTTGGCGATGACCTTGCGGGCCTCCGCCTCGGGCAGCGTGATGTGCAGGCTGCCGTCGGAACGGCGGTGCAGGTGGGCGAACTCGGTGGTGCCGGGCGCGAAGGCGGTGGGCGGCCCACCGGCCTGCGACGGGTTCAGGTGCACGGCCCGCGTACCCACCAGCGAGATGGCACTGTCCCCCGTGCGCACGTGGTCGAGGGCCGCCATGCGACGCCAGAGCTCCTCCTGGAGATCCTCGGGCGCGTTCTGGTCGAGCTGGCGGTGCGGCGTGGCGGGGGTGGTCTTCGGGCGACCACCGGTCCGGCGCTGCAACGCGGAGGTGACGGACACGCGAACTCCCTTCAAGGGTCGAATCGGATGTCCCCACACTACTTTCCTTTGTATAGTAGTAACCAAGAAGATAGTGACCCCTCTGGAGGATCATGTCCGAGTCCGACGCCGATCCCTGCCCCTTCACCCCGGTGATCGATCTGATCCTGGGACGCTGGACGGCACCGATCCTCTGGGAGCTGCGGCAGCGGGGCCCGCTCCGCTTCACCGAGCTGCAGCGGCTCATGCCGTCCATCACGCCCAAGGTGCTCACCCAGCGTCTGCGCCAACTGGAGCGCGACGGCCTGGTCACCCGTAGCTACCACGCCGAGGTCCCCCCGCGCGTGGAGTACGACCGCACGGCCCTGGCCGAGTCCCTCACCCCGGTGTTCGACATGCTCGTCACCTGGTCGGAGGGCCACCTCGAGGAGGTCGCGGCCGCGCGCCTGCGGTACGACGAGCAGACCTCCGCGCGCACCCGACCCCTGTGACCGCCGGCCCCGGCCGAGCCCCGGGGCGCCCCCGTCACGGTTTTCCGCACTTTCCGCACACATCCATGCACGCTGCGCAAGGATGGCCCGTATGACGCAGACGGGCCGATCACAGGAACGGACACGGCAGCCGGTCCCCCCGAGGGACGCGCGCGCCCGCGAGACGGCCGATCGGCCCGCCCACCCCGACACGGCACCCCCGCCCGACGCCCCGCCCCGCGGGTCCGGCGCCGATCGCTGATCGACCGGAGCACGTGGACGCCGACGCACCGGGGACCGGTCCGCGCCGGGCCGCGCACGCGCGGGCGCGCATCCGGTCCGCCGCATCCCGGACACCCGTACGGCCCTCCTCGCCAGGGGGCCGCCGCGCATGCGACAACGCCGGATCGCCTACACAAGGAGGTGCTGTGACCCTGACGAAGAGAAGTGAAACCGACTCGTCCACGCCGGAGAAGCCACGCCGCCCCTGGTGGGTGCTTCTCTCCCTGTGCATCCTGTTCCTCGGAACGCTGCTCGTGCTGGCGCTCATGACCCACACGCCGCTCATCCTGATCGCCGAGGCGCTCGCCGTGATCCTCTTCGGGATCTCGGCACTGATCAAGGAATGGTGATCGGGGTCCCGGCGGGGCGCGTCGCGGGTCGGGGTGCGTGCGGGGGCGAGGTCTGAACGCCCGTTGAACGCCGGGCGGCGGTCTCCGGACCTCATCGGTCGTGCGGGGAAGGCGGTGGGCGGTGCGGGTTCGACCGCGTAGCCTGAGGACCGGCAAGATCACGAACGAGTGCGGCGGTTCCTTCGGACGGGGGGTGGTCCGCGATGCCCGATCGGACGCGGAGGCCCCCGGCGATCGCCCGGTGAGCGCACCGTCACCGTCGGAGGGCGCGGGGCCCTGGCGGGTCCTGTCGGTGGTCACGCTCGGCACCCTGCTCCTCGTGGTCAACATGACCACGCTCAACATCGCCCTGCCGGTGGTGGTCCGGCACTTCGACGCGGGCGCGTTCGCGGCGAGTTGGCTGGTGCTGGGCTTCATGCTGGTGCAGACCTCGCTGCTCATGGTGTTCGGGCGGATGTCGGACGTGTTCGGCCGCCGCCGGATGTACCTGACCGGCCTGGCGGTGTTCACGCTGGCCAACCTGCTCGCCGGGTTCGCCCCGTCCATCGAGGTGCTCATCGCGCTGCGGGTGCTGGCCGCGGTCGGCGGGTCGGTGCTGCTGGCCAACGGAACGGCGTTCATCGCGCACGCCTTCCCCGCCGGGCGGCTCAGCGAGGGACTCGGCGTCTACTTCGGCGTCCTCACCGCGGCCCCGCTCATCGGCCCGTCGGCGGGCGGCCTCATCGTCGAGTCGGCCGGATGGCAGTGGGTGTTCTGGTTCAACGTGCCGATCGGGGTCATCGCGCTGGGCTGGGCGGCCTGGTCGCTGCCCCGCCTGGCGCCCGGCGCCCGGGAGCCGATCGACCTGCTCGGCGCCGTGCTGCTGTGCGGCTGGCTCGGCGGGCTGCTCCTCAGCCTGTCGGAGGGCGGTTCGCACGGCTGGACCACTCCGGCGTCGCTGGCGGGTGTCGTCGCGTTCGCCGTGCTGGTGCCGGTGTTCGCCCTGCGGCAGCGACGTGCGCGACATCCCCTGGTGGACGTGTCGCTCTTCGCGGACCGGAACTTCTCCCTGGCCAGTCTCGCGGCGTTCTGCAACAACCTCGGAAGGGCCGGCAGCGTCCTGCTGATGGCTCTGTTCCTGCAGGTGGTGAGCGGGATGACGCCGGCCGAGGCGGGGCTGGCCGTGCTCCCGGGCCCGCTCGCCGGCATGATCGCCGCCCCGGTGGGCGGCTTCATCGGACGCCGGGTCCAGGCCCGGACGATCGCGGCGGCCGGGTCGGCGACGGCCACGGCGGGGCTGCTCCTGGCGTTCCTCGTCCTCGACGAGGACACCTCGTACGCGCCGATCGCGGTGTCCCTGGTCCTGGTGGCCGTCGGCAGCGGCCTCTTCACGACCGGGAACACCGCCGCGGTCCTGGCCACCATCCCCTCCGAGCGCCTCGGCGTCGTGAACGGGCTGCGGATGACGCTGCTGAACGTGGGGAACGTGATGGGCGCCGCGCTCTGCCTCACCCTGGCGGCCTCCGCCCTGGCCGCCGCCGACCGCCGGCTGCTGTACGGGGGCGCCGCCGCGAGCCTGGAGCCGGGCGAGCTCGGCGACCTGGTCACCGGCTATCACCGCGCGTTCGCGGTGCTGTTCGCCGCCTCGCTCATCGCCACGTTCACCTCCCTCACCAACCGTCGTCTCGGCGACCGGGCGGCGGCGCGCGCGGAGGGTCATCCTTCGAAGCCGTAGCCCATGCCCGGCTCGGTGATCAGGTGGCGCGGTCGGGCCGGGTCGGGTCGGGTTCGAGCCTGCGACGGAGCTGGGCGAGGTAGACGCGCAGGTGGTCGGTCTCCTTCTCGTACGCGGGCCCACACCTCGCGGAGCGGCTCGCGCCGGCCGACCGGCCGCCCGTCGTTGCGGACCAGGATCTCCAGGACGACGTGGCACGCTCCAAGGGCGCGAGGAGCGATACGCCCCCTATCGGGCGCTCTGCGATGTCTTGGCACCCGCGCCGACGCGCTCAACGCATCCCTGACGCGCATCGGTCCCCGGTGCGGTCGCTCGGGGTGATGGGTACCAGTCGGTGGGGGGTATGGCGGCCGTCATCGTCCTGTGCGCGAGGTGGAGGGGTCGATGACCGCTGGGTCCGGAGACGAGGACGACGCGCGGGTCTGGGCCGTGCTGGACCTCGCCTTACGCGTCGGCGAGCTGCTGATGGCCAGCGGGGAGGCCGCCGAGACGGTGGACCGGGAGCTCACGCGGCTCACCCGGGCGTACGGCCTGGAGTCGTGCGAGATCGATGTGACGCTGGCGTCGATCTCGCTCTGTCACACGCCCGGCCCGGGCCGGGCCCCCGTCACCGCCGAACGGCGGGTGCGGCAGCGCCTGCCCAACTACGCGCGGCTGGTCGCCGTCCACGACCTGGTGGACGCGGCGACGGTGAACGGGCTGACCCCGCAGCGGGTCCGGTTCGGCCTGTCGGGGATCATCGTGCGGCCCCCCGTCTATCCCGCCTGGGCCGTGGCGGGCGCGCTGTGCTGCATCGCCGCCGCGGGCTCGGTGCTGGCCGGCGGCGGGCCGGTCGCGGCCGGCGCGGCGCTCGTGGCCACGCTGGCCGCCGAGCGCACCGGGGTGTGGCTCGGCCGGCGATCGATCGCCGAGTTCTACCGCCTCGTCGTGGCCGCCGCCATCGCCACGCTGGTGGCGCTGCTGCTGGCCGCAGGTCCGCTGCACGTCCGGGCGGAGGCCGTGATCATCGGCGTGGTGATCGCGCTCATCCCCGGCCGGGCGCTGGTGGCGGCGCTGCAGGACGGCATCACCGGCGACGTGATGACCGGGACCGCCCGGCTGGCCGAGGCGCTGTTCGCCATCATGGCGATCCTCGCCGGGATCGGCGCCACGCTGTACGCGGGCGCCCGGCTCGGGCTGTCGCTCGCCTTGAGCGACCTGCCGCCCGTCCCGGCCCGGCTCGCGGCGGCGCAGGTGACGGGCG
The DNA window shown above is from Thermomonospora umbrina and carries:
- a CDS encoding MFS transporter, translating into MERKWWTLIAVMIGMFMLLVDITIVNVALPDIQKQFDASLSDLQWVIDAYALTLAAGLLTSGTFADIWGRRKLFAIGTVVFTLGSLLCGLATGPLFLSVARAVQGVGGATMFATSLALLSIAYRGKDRGIAFAFYGAVSGIAVALGPVLGGVITSGINWRWIFLVNIPIGVVTLIITLTKLDESRNPHASRPDWLGFVTFTASLVLLVYGLIKSGEGWSSSTVVLSLSGSAVLAVAFVGAQFAQRGGRAMLDLELFKKPTFVGGLIAAFGISAGIFALFAFLVLYLQSQLGHSAVGTGVRLLTLSGAIFVAATIAGRLTTVVPIRLMMGLGFGLIGVGLYLMYGVTAGSTWTALVPGMIVAGLGAGFVNVPLASTAVGVVHPMKSGMASGINSSFRQIGIATGIAALGSIFANSFRDTVRANLENSPLAGQADRIAETASAAGAEAAGAGLSAQQAALVGRAATEGFVEGLNDILAIGAGLSFVAGVLCLALIRKKDFVPMPTGPQGGPGGPGGPGGPGGPGGQGGPGGPPSESKPASAGQAT
- a CDS encoding luciferase family protein, translated to MSVTSALQRRTGGRPKTTPATPHRQLDQNAPEDLQEELWRRMAALDHVRTGDSAISLVGTRAVHLNPSQAGGPPTAFAPGTTEFAHLHRRSDGSLHITLPEAEARKVIAKEWGELHPVVKMGYFPPTLVMVYGPRNTEELETVWSLVRRSYEFALGRNPS
- a CDS encoding threonine/serine ThrE exporter family protein: MTAGSGDEDDARVWAVLDLALRVGELLMASGEAAETVDRELTRLTRAYGLESCEIDVTLASISLCHTPGPGRAPVTAERRVRQRLPNYARLVAVHDLVDAATVNGLTPQRVRFGLSGIIVRPPVYPAWAVAGALCCIAAAGSVLAGGGPVAAGAALVATLAAERTGVWLGRRSIAEFYRLVVAAAIATLVALLLAAGPLHVRAEAVIIGVVIALIPGRALVAALQDGITGDVMTGTARLAEALFAIMAILAGIGATLYAGARLGLSLALSDLPPVPARLAAAQVTGAVAISVAFAVYVLTPVRLLPPVALGGALSWIAFVGLRSQDFSPAPATAIATAVIGVLFTGYARLRRLPALVCVMPCVVPLMPGTLMYRSMAELTTGRAGQGGLMLIEALLAALAIGGGVNLGAELLRVIRPQRPTAYDAERRPS
- a CDS encoding DHA2 family efflux MFS transporter permease subunit; its protein translation is MSAPSPSEGAGPWRVLSVVTLGTLLLVVNMTTLNIALPVVVRHFDAGAFAASWLVLGFMLVQTSLLMVFGRMSDVFGRRRMYLTGLAVFTLANLLAGFAPSIEVLIALRVLAAVGGSVLLANGTAFIAHAFPAGRLSEGLGVYFGVLTAAPLIGPSAGGLIVESAGWQWVFWFNVPIGVIALGWAAWSLPRLAPGAREPIDLLGAVLLCGWLGGLLLSLSEGGSHGWTTPASLAGVVAFAVLVPVFALRQRRARHPLVDVSLFADRNFSLASLAAFCNNLGRAGSVLLMALFLQVVSGMTPAEAGLAVLPGPLAGMIAAPVGGFIGRRVQARTIAAAGSATATAGLLLAFLVLDEDTSYAPIAVSLVLVAVGSGLFTTGNTAAVLATIPSERLGVVNGLRMTLLNVGNVMGAALCLTLAASALAAADRRLLYGGAAASLEPGELGDLVTGYHRAFAVLFAASLIATFTSLTNRRLGDRAAARAEGHPSKP
- a CDS encoding winged helix-turn-helix transcriptional regulator, translated to MSESDADPCPFTPVIDLILGRWTAPILWELRQRGPLRFTELQRLMPSITPKVLTQRLRQLERDGLVTRSYHAEVPPRVEYDRTALAESLTPVFDMLVTWSEGHLEEVAAARLRYDEQTSARTRPL